AATGTCCAAATCCCTTGGTAACTTCATAACCATAAATGAACTCTTGCAAGAATACTCCCCAGAGGTTTTCAGATTCTTTGTTCTTTCAACACATTACAGGAGTCCAATTGACTTCAGTCAAGAAATACTTTATCAATCCCAAAAGGGACTTCAGAGGATCTACAAGTTCATCGAAACAATAAACGAAATTTTAGATGAAGATACCAAGATATCTATGGAAAACGATGAAGAATACATTGAAAAATTAGTTGAAGTCCGAAAAGAATTCTTCGATGCCATGGACAATGATTTTAACACTCCTTCAGCTTTTTCATCGGTTTTTGATCTTATAAGGGAAGTTAATAGGGATATTAATCAATCTAATATTTCAAAAAATTCATTAACCAAACTAAAAGCATTAATTATAGAATTTGGTGTTATATTAGGATTTGATTTTTCAGTCAAACAAAACAAAGAAGAGGGACTAGAAGACGACTTGGTTACACTTCTTAAAGATATAAGAGAAAAATTACGTGAAAAAAAGGAATGGGCGCTTTCTGATGAGATAAGAAGCAGATTAAAGGATATTGATATTGTTTTAGAAGATAAATCCAATTGATATCTTCTATTTATTGTTCAAATATTTTTTTTATGATATAATATTCTAATCCAATTAACTGATCAATAGATTTATTAATCATGTACTTAACAATTGTTATTTATTAATTCCCTATTTAATAAAATTAGATTTTAAAAAAAAATTAAAAGTGAAAACCATGATATACGACGTTATAATTGTGGGAACCGGAGCTGGGGGGGCAACGGTTGCACATGAACTTTCTAATAAAAAATTGAAGCTACTCGTACTTGAAAAAGGCTCTGATCATCCAGATGGAACTGCAGCCAGCCATATTAAAAATACTGCTTTAAACCTTAGTTTACCATATGGAGATCATGATGATGAAGAATATGAATTTTTGAAACATGCTCCCGAGCTCATGAATATCGAAGGTGTAGGCGGTACAACACCAGCATCACTTGCAAATGCATGTTATGCATGTACAAGTTGTTATAAAAACTCTGCTACAGCCCAATTTAAAGTACATGATATGGAACTCTTTGAAGAATTACTTGATGCAAGTAAGGATCTAAAGGTTGGATCTCTACCGGTTGAAAGAATGGGACAAGCAACCCGCAGAATTGTGGAACAAGGGGAAAAACTCGGATACTTCATGGAACCCATGCCCAAATTCATTGACTTAGAAAAATGTGACAGCTGCGGACTCTGTATTATGGGATGTACAAAAGGTGCCAAATGGGATGCATCTCATTTTATAAATCAGATAATTGAAAATAACAATAATACAGAAGTAATCACTAATTTTACAGTCTTAAAAGTTTTACACAATAATGGAAATGTTGATGGAGTGGAAGGAATAGATAACAACGGGAAAACAATTTCATATAAAGCCAAGAAAGTGATAGTGGCTGCTGGAGCTTTGAACACTCCCCAAATACTCATAGATTCGGGTATTGTAAAACATGTTGGTGAGGGCCTCTTCACAGATCTGTTCATTACAGTTGGAGGTTATCTCAAGGATATTAAACTCAACAAGGAAATTCCTATGGGAGTTAAATCAGAGTTTGGTCCTTACTTTTTATCGCCACATTTTTCAAACCAACTAATACCATTAATAGAAGAGAAGGGATATAATCCTCGTCCTGAAGATATTATAGGATTGATGGTTAAGATAGCAGACGAAGCCAATGGTAAGATTGGTGAAGATGGTAAAATTGAAAAAAAACTGACACAAGGAGACTTAGATCTTTTAACGGAAGGTTATAAAAAATCAGTTGAACTTTTAAAGGCCGTTGGAGTAGAAACATCCTCAATATCATCCACTCCTATAAGGGGAGCTCATCCGGGGGGAACAGCTGCAATTGGCAAAGTTGTTGATAAAAACCTTGAAACACAAGTAAAAGGACTGTATATTTCAGATGCAAGTGTAATACCTCAAGCGCCAGGAAGACCACCTATACTCACCATAGCTGCCCTTTCTAAAAGACTTTCAAATATTATTATGGGAGAATTCACACCGGAAACTATTAATTCAATCACAACTGAAAAGTGAATATAATTTTTTAATTTTTTATTTTAAAATAATAAAAATTTTAATAAAAAAATCAAAATATCATAAAAAAAAGTTATCATAACAGATTAATTTAAGAAATAAAAAAAATTAGGAAGATTTATTATGCAGAACAGATATGCACGACAAATAATATTGCAAAACATTGGAGAAGAGGGACAGGAAAAACTTCTTGCTAGTAGCGCTGCCATTGTAGGTTGTGGTGCGCTGGGTACTGTTGCTGCCAATAATTTGGCCCGTGCAGGTATTGGGAAAATTTATATCATTGACAGGGATTTTGTAGAGCTTAACAATCTGCAGAGACAAATGCTCTTTGATGAAAACGATATTGGGACACCTAAAGCAGTTGCAGCAGCAGAGAAGGTTAAAGCAATAAATTCTGGAATTGATGTATATCCAGTTATTAAAGATGTAAACTATACCAATGTTGAGGATCTGTTAAAAGGAGTGGACATTGTAATCGATGGAACAGACAATATACAGACCAGAATGCTGATAAATGATGTTTGTGTTAAACATAAAATTCCATGGATTTACACTGGTGCCATAGGAACATCTGGAATGAGCATGAACATAATACCCGAAAAAGCATGCCTCAGATGTCTCTACCCCGGTGTACCCAAGGCAGGATCACTCCCAACATGCGATACAATGGGAGTATTAAATACAGCAACGGTTATAATGGGTTCAATAGAAACAACCGAAGCAATTAAAATATTATTAGGATATTATGATGAAATAGAATCAACCCACAGTAACTTACTTGTATACGATATATGGAAACAATCTTTCGATAGTATAAAGGTTAAAAAGAATGAAAAATGTGAGTGCTGTGTAAATGAAAATTTCGAATTTTTAGAGTCTGATGAACAAGAAATAATAACATCACTATGCGGTAGAAACGCAATACAGATCACACCTGCAGATCCAAAGGAATTGGTACTTAAAAATATTGGAGAAAAACTTGAAAAACTCGGTACAGTTAAGTGCTCAGATTTTATAATGCTCTTCAAAAACCATGAAACAGAAATTTCATTATTCCGTGATGGAAGAGCTATTATTAAAGGAACCAACGATGAAATGGTTGCTAGAACCATATACGCGAGGTATATTGGAACATGAAACCAACATAAAATTTAGTATTCTTTTCCTAACTTATCGTAGTTTTTATAATACTATAAAATAATTTTGTAATATATAATAATTGTTTTAAAATATGACCTGTATAGAAATTTTTTACTATATGCATGCAACATACCTTTATAATTTTTGTATCCCCCCTTTTGGATGAATTTCTGCAGATATTCCTATTAAATTAGATGCACTATTTTGTATAGATACACTATTGAAAATGTTGGAACTCTATTCTATCCATTCAAGTGATGTGAATAAATTAGAAAAACATAATATTCACCATTTACAAAATTAAAACATCCAAGAATGGGGAAATAATATATGTTTTTCGAAAAACCTATCAAAGAAATTGAAGAATCTGATATAGAACGTTTAATGGAACTTGAAATTCCTGAAGATAAAAATTTAGAGTATAAAGGGGATTTTAACACAGACGACTTAGGCCATAAAAGAACATTATTGAAAACCGTCTCAGCATTTTCCAATACAAGTGGAGGTTTATTGATTTATGGAATAGATGAAGAAGAGGGTATTCCATCAGAATTGAAAGGTATAGAAGTTGATAATAAAGATCAATTGGGAAGATGGTTAGAAGAATATATCAGAGGTAATTCTGAACCTAAAATTTCTTCAATAGATGTTGAATTTATTGATAAAACAAATTCCGATAACAGTTTTATTTTAGTTAAAGTTCCAAGAAGTTGGAATTTGCCTCACAAGGTAACTATGGGTCCTAAAACAAAAAAATTCTTTATTCGGAGAGGGCGTTATTCTGAAGAAATGGATATTTCTGATTTAAGAACTGCCTTTAATTTCTCTGAAACATTAGCAGAACAAATAAAAAGATTCCGAGAAGAAAGAATCAGTAGCATATTATCAGATGAAACACCTATTCCTTTAAAGAAAGGTGCTAAAATTGTAATCCACATAATCCCCATTAATGCTTTTTATCCGGGACTGCAATATGACATTGAACAAATATATTCAGACAACCAATTTAGATTAAGAGCAATTGATGCATATAGCCCTAAATTACGCTATAACTTTGATGGATTATTAGGAAGTGAATTACCCGATAATGAAGGATTGGGTTCCACTTATGTTCAATTATATAGAAATGGAATCATTGAAGCGACCAATGGAGATTTTTTTAATGATGAGCATAAAATAATGTCAGATGGCTATTATGAAAAGATTGTTGTTAAATCAGTTACTGAATATTTAGAAATTTATAAACAAATTAATATAGAACTCCCAATTTTTGTTTTCTTAACTGTGGTGGGTGCAAAAGGTTATCAAATGGAATCAGATCGTGATTCTAACTTTGGACGACGTGAAAATCTAACCATAGATAGAAATGTATTAGCCAATCAAGAAATATTATTGAAAAGATACCCTAATAATGTTGGTAATGTATTGAAACCTGCTTTTGATGCCTTTAGGAATGCATGTGGATTTAAAGATTCAAAAAATTATGACGAGAATGATGAATGGAATCCTACAAACTAAAAATAGTTTGTTCAATTAACAGCAGTATGAGTAAATGACATAGTTAATATCAAACTATATGAATGCATGTATCTATGAGTAACGCAAAATTTTATAAGTAAAGTCACATGTAACATGTTTGGCGTATATCAACTAATCATAATAACATCTAAAGACACTTTCATCCTTTCACACTAAACCAATTTTAACATATCCCTATTAAAGAAATAGTAGTATGAAATAAAGAGAAATCCTTTTGAAGGAATAGCATCTAAGAACAAATTATCATAGAAAAAAATTAATACAATAATAGAATAAAATATAATGTGATTATTATAATCCTATTATCAAATTAAATATGATTCGGATGATAGTATAATAAGTGCTGCTGAATTATCAGAGGTATTGCGAGACAACTTAATTCTTATAAAAAAGGACAAAATTGAAGAAAACTATACAGGGATAATACCCATTCCTCAGATGATTATACAATATATAAAATAGTAAATCTTTTAAGTATAGTATTACAAATCCATTGATGGGAACTATGTGGAAAGATGGAATTCGAGGAAATGAAGCTTTAGATATTATTTCAACAAATGACGAAAAATTATGTGTCATTGCAGGTCCTGGAACTGGGAAAACATTTGCTCTTAAGAAAAGGATTGAAAAACTTTTAGAAGAAGGAAAAGATCCTTCTAGAATGCTAGTGGTCACATTTTCTAGAATTGCAGCCTTAGATATTAAAAAAGAACTTTTAGAATTAGGTTTAAAAGGATCTGAAAAAATCCATGCCCAAACTCTTCATTCATTTTGTTTTTCACTTCTTAATAAAGAAGGTGTCCTACAATCAATAGGACGAGATACTAGGATTTTGTTAGAATATGAAGAAAAATTTATGCTAAATGATCTCCTTCATTTAGGTTTAGGTTCAATAACTGAGCTTGAAGAAAGATTAAGTGCATTTGAAACAGCTTGGGCTAGATTACAAACGGAAGAACCAGGATGGCCAAATAATAAAAAGGATAGAATTTTTCAAAAAAATCTATTAGATTGGTTGAATTTTCATGATTGTATGATTATTGGCGAAATTATACCAGAAACATATAAATATATCCGGAATAATCCTTCTTCTTTTGTAAGTACAAATTATGATTATATCTTTATTGATGAATACCAGGATTTAAATAAAGCTGAACAAAAACTTTTAGAACTTTTAGCTCAAAATGGGGCTTCTGTAATGGTAATAGGAGATGATGATCAATCAATTTTCGAAAGTCTAAGACATGCACATCCTGAGGGTATATTAGAGTACAGTAAACAAATTTCCAATGGATATAAATCATTAAACACTTGTCAGAGATGTCCACAAAATGTAGTAGATATTGCAACCGAATTAATCAGCAATAATGACATTAGATATTTCACTAAAGATCTTGAAACAATTCCAGAAAAAGCTAATGGAAAAATAACATTAATTCAATGGAGAAGTTTAGATGAAGAAGTTAGAGGTATCGTTGAGTATATAAAAAAGACCATAGTTGAAGAAACAACAGATATAGGTAAAATACTTGTTTTATCTCCTAGTCGTGATGTAGGATTTATGATACGCGAAAAATTAAATGAAAACAATATCAAAGCCCTTTGTTTTTATACAGAACAAGAATTAAAGAAAGGAACTATCAAGAAATGGGAAAAAAGTGAACATAAACAAGCTTTTACTCTATTAACATTATTAGCCCATCCCAAAGATAAAGTAGCTTTAAGAAGTTGGCTAGGTTTTGGTAGTAATAATGTGAGAGCACCATCATACAAAATCCTACGTGATTACTGTTATGATGAAAGTGAAGATATTTTCAATGTTCTTGAAAAAATAATTAATGAAGAAATCAATATTCCTCGACTTACTCCTATAGTTAAAGAATATATCAAATTAAAAAAATCTATTAACGAATTAAAATCTCTAAAAGGGCAAGAACTAGTAGATAAATTATTCCCAGAGGATAAAGAATGGTCAAATCTTTTCAGATCGATTTTAAATGATGTGGATACAAATTCATCAGCTTTTGAAATATTTGAAGAATTACGAAAAGAAATAACTCAACCAGAAGTACCCATTAATGTTGATTATGTTCGTATAATGAGTTTACATAAATCTAAAGGTTTAACAGCAGATTTAGTAATTATTACTAGTTGTGTAGATTATTTAATTCCTTTCAGAAAAAGAGATTTGAGAGGAGATGATAGAAAAAGACAATTGGAAGAACAAAGAAGGTTATTCTACGTTGGAATAACCAGAACTACTAATATTCTAGTAATATCTTCCTTTTTACAATGGCCATCAGAATTGGCATATAAATACGTGCCTAATTTAATGCGGAGAGGCGGGGGTTTTGTAAGAACAAGAACTTCCCCGTTTATATTTGAATTAGGTTCTAAAGCTCCAAAAGTTATTAGTGGCGATACTTGGACATTTTAATATCTCCAATTGACTTTATAAAAATATATTCCAACTTAAAGTTAGGAATATGCTAGAAACATCAAATATTTTGAATCATATTAAATTAACAGAACCTATGAGTAAATGACACAGTAACTATATCCTATGTGAATAAATAAATGTATCTGTAAGGAAACGGTTAGCTTTTACATGCAAAGTCAAATATGAGATGCTTGATTTAGCAAATGATACTTATTGAACCTTAATTGGGTCTCTACTTTTTTGAGTTGATATATATTATATGGTATTGGTTCACAAATAGAATTAACAGTTTAATTATTAATCTACAACAACTGATACGGATTTAAAGCGTGTTTATAATTAAATTTTTTTCTTAAATTTCAAAAGAAGCTCAGTCTATTTTTTTTTCTTTAAACAATGATCACATTGTATAATTGATTTGCCATAAACGAATTTTTCTTTATCTGTTTTGTTGAGTCCTTTTAGTATATCGGTTTTTGGAATTGAATGAGACATTATAGAACATAAAGGATCAGCAGGCCTTTCAACTAATGATACATGGTCTGGATGTAATTCTAGAATAATGCTAAATGCTTCAACATGGTTGTATGCTTTTCCTAACTCATGATAACATTCTTTTTTCCCGCAGATGTTACATACATCAGTTAAATTTTGAGCTAAAACTTCATCATAAATTTCTCCATTTATATGTTGACATTCTAATGTATTCTCCCCGCAAATTGAACATATGGTCTTTGAAGATCCTCCTATGCTAAATCCCCATGTAGAATTAGATAGTTCGACAGGACAGGTTTGATTATAATGACCATCTATAAATTCTAGTGGACAACCAAATATGTTGCGAATTTTTAAACCTACATTATAAAGTTTATCTTGATATTTTTTTTCATCAGTAAATAAAAATGCTTCCCGAATTTTTACAAGGCTATTCCTAAGTAGATTTTCAGCTTCTTCCATATCATTATTTTTTATAGCATTTTTACTATCTGAAATTAATTTCCTTGCAATTATCATGGATTCTTGAGCTTTTTTTTCTCTAATATCTTCCTTAGATTCATTTTTAAGCCTTAAATCTGTTGAGTTATTATTATAGATATCTAATTTATTATCAAAATTGTTTAATTTATCGTTTATCATTTTTTGTACTTCAACTGCCTGTCCTTTGAATCTATATGTTTCTATAATATCTTTTTGAAAATTAAAATAACCATATTCCATTTCAATTAATTTTGATTCATTATCAGACTTTATCCAATTATTATAAATCCACGTGCTTAATATCCCTAATGCTATGGGAATAAGATATTTATCTGTAAAAATAAGTATGGGGAGAAAAATAGCCGTTTCAGCTGAACGAAGAATTATTTCACGTTTTTCTTTTCCATCATCGTATAAAGAAGCATTAACTCCCTGATCTTTAAGAATTAGGAGTATTTCTTTTGTTATAGGTGTGAATCGGTTTTCATTTTCTGATAACTGATGTAAAATTTTATTATTAGGAAGTAGAATTACTTTTGACCTTGTTTTTTTTATAGGTTCAGATATAAGAAGTTTTGATTCCATGTATTCACTAATTGGAACTTTTTTCGAGATATTTTCTGATTTATTATCAATCTTAGACATTTTATCTCCTAATTTAACTTTTATTCTATCTAAAATCATCATTTCATCTCAGTCAAACCATACAATTCAAAAACTAATTTATCTAATGTTAAATATCATCTATTGTGAATTCTAAGTTTTAGCCCATTCTTCGCAAACTTTGTTTGCTTGTTCTAGTACAGTTTTTACTGCTAATTTTTGTTTGTCTGGTGGATATCCATATTGTTTAAGAATTCTTTTTATTGATACCCTCATTTTAGCTTGTACACTTTCTCTTAAAGTCCAATCGATAGTAATATTACTTTTAATGGCTTTAACCAATTCCATAGCTATTTCCCTAAGGATATCATCCCCCAGAACTTGTACTGCACTATCATTAACTCCCAAAGCATCGTAAAATGCTAGTTCGTATTCTGTAAGCCCTAAATTTTCCCCTCTATCTTGTGCTTGTCTCATTTGTTTCGCAAGTTCAATGAGTTCTTCAATAACTGCGACAGCTTCAATATTTCGATTGTGGTACTTTTTGATTGTTTTTTCAAGCATATCAGAGAATGATCTTGCTTCAATTACATTTTTGCGAGATATGCTATTTATTTCATCATTAAGGAGTCGTTTAAGTAGTTCTGCTGCAGTGTTTTTGTGTTCCATGTCTTTAACTTCTAAGAGGAACTCGTCAGATAGGATGGATATGTCTGGTTTTTTTAGTCCGGCTAGTTGGAATAGGTCCAAGACTTCATCAGATACTAATGCAGTGGATAGAATCTGTTGTATAGCTAAGTCAACGTCTTCTACTTGGCTTCCTGGTGGTGATGTAACTTTGATTATATAGTTTTTCACAGCTTTAAAGAATGCTAAGTCATCCCTTATTCCCATAGCTTGTGGGTGTGGCACAGCCAAGGAAAAAGCTTTTGATAATTCATTAACATATTTCATGCAGCGTTTTTTACCATCTTCTTGACCCATTACAAAATCTGCTCCGTTTCGCATGAGCTTTAATTTCTCGCCAGTGTTTGCTTTTTGGAAACTTTGAAATTGGAAACCATGGAATAGAGCTGTGACTATTTCATATTTCTCCATCATTATTGCAACTGCTTGTTCTTGATCAAATGCAATGTCTCCACGTCCACCACCCTCGGTATATTGATTCAAGGCTTTTTTAAGTTCAGTTGCAATACCCAAATAATCTACAATAAGTCCACCTTGTTTCTCTTTGTACACTCGGTTAACCCGTGCTATGGTTTGCATAAGGCCATGTCCTTGCATTGGTTTATCAATATACATTGTATGTAAACTAGGCACATCAAAACCAGTGAGCCACATATCTCTTACTAAAACTAATTTAATGGGTGAGTGTGGGTCCCTGAATTCGTCACCTAATTGTTTTCTTCGTTGTTTGTTGCGTATATGTGGTTGCCAGTCTAATGGATCTGTGGCACTTCCAGTCATAACCACTTTTAAAAAGCCGTATTTATCGTCTTCATTGTGCCATTCTGGTCTGAGCTTGATTATCTCTTTGTATAATTCAATACATATACGGCGGCTCATACATACAATCATGCCTTTACCATCCATAGCATCAATTCTTTCCTCGAAATGTTTGACTAAATCGTATGCTACACGTTTAATACGTGTTTCACTTCCTACAACAGCTTCCATCCGTGCCCATTTACTTTTGAGCTTTTCTTGACTTTCTATCTCTTGACCTTCCGTAATAAAATCAAATTGAGGATCTATATGTAATACTTCTTCTTTCTTAAGGTCCAACTTAACCAGTCTATTTTCGTAATAGATTCGTACTGTAGCACCATCTTCTACAGCTTGTTCAATATCATAAATATCAATATAATTTCCAAAAACAGATACTGTGTTTTTATCTCCACGCTCTAAAGGTGTGCCTGTAAAGCCAATAAAAGAAGCATTAGGAAGCGCATCTCGCATATGTCTAGCGAATCCGTCGATAAAATCGTATTGAGAACGGTGTGCCTCATCAGCTATAACCACAATATTTCTACGTTCTGATAGAGTAGGATAATCTGTTCCTTTCTCTGGAAGAAACTTTTGAATAGTTGTGAAAACTATGCCTCCACTTGCTACTTGTAATAGCTCTTGAAGATGTTCTCTGTTTTCTGCTTGGACAGGTTCTTGTCTTAATATATTTTCAGAGCCTTTAAAAGTTCCAAATAGCTGATCATCTAAATCATTTCGATCTGTTAAGACAACTAAAGTTGGATTATCCATTTCGAGTACTAACTTTCCAGCATAGAATGCCATAATTAAGCTCTTACCAGATCCTTGAGTGTGCCAAACTACCCCACATCTTCGATCACCTTTAGGACTAGCAGCTTCAACAGTGGCTTCAACAGCTTTATTAACTGCATGATATTGATGATATGCAGCCAATTTCTTCTTTATTTTGTTTTCAGAATCATCATAAACAATAAAATGTCTTATAAGATCCATAAGCACTGTTTTATTAAACATGCCTCTAATAAGAACTTCCATCTCCACCATCGTTAATAAAGAATCCTTTTCACCTTCAATTGTTTTCCATGGCATGAATCGTTGATAATCACTAGTTAATGTACCTGCACGAGCTTCCATCCCATCACTAATCATTAAAATCTCATTAAAATGGAATAAAGAGGGTATTTGAGATTGATAAGTTTGTAGCTGCTGATATGCTTTATTTAATGTAGCTTTATCATCAACAGGATTTTTAAGCTCAATGACAACTAATGGTAAACCGTTAACAAAAAGAATTATATCAGGACGGCGGTTATTATTATTTTCAATTATAGTAAATTGGTTTATAGCCGAAAAAACGTTATTATCAGGATTTTCAAAATCAAAAAGCCAAACCTTATCATGAACTATCCTTCCATCATTTCTGTATTCAACTGTGATTCCATCTGTAATAAATTGATGAAATTGAAAATTATTAATAAGAAGATCAGGGCTATCAGACCTAATAACTTTTTTCACAGCTTCATCTTTTGCTGTGGGAGGAATGTCTGGGTTCAAACGATATATAGCATCTCTTAATATTTTTACGATTACAACATCACTATAAAGTTCCCTCTTAGGATTTGGACCA
This sequence is a window from Methanobacterium sp. SMA-27. Protein-coding genes within it:
- a CDS encoding FAD-dependent oxidoreductase, with the translated sequence MIYDVIIVGTGAGGATVAHELSNKKLKLLVLEKGSDHPDGTAASHIKNTALNLSLPYGDHDDEEYEFLKHAPELMNIEGVGGTTPASLANACYACTSCYKNSATAQFKVHDMELFEELLDASKDLKVGSLPVERMGQATRRIVEQGEKLGYFMEPMPKFIDLEKCDSCGLCIMGCTKGAKWDASHFINQIIENNNNTEVITNFTVLKVLHNNGNVDGVEGIDNNGKTISYKAKKVIVAAGALNTPQILIDSGIVKHVGEGLFTDLFITVGGYLKDIKLNKEIPMGVKSEFGPYFLSPHFSNQLIPLIEEKGYNPRPEDIIGLMVKIADEANGKIGEDGKIEKKLTQGDLDLLTEGYKKSVELLKAVGVETSSISSTPIRGAHPGGTAAIGKVVDKNLETQVKGLYISDASVIPQAPGRPPILTIAALSKRLSNIIMGEFTPETINSITTEK
- a CDS encoding ThiF family adenylyltransferase; the protein is MQNRYARQIILQNIGEEGQEKLLASSAAIVGCGALGTVAANNLARAGIGKIYIIDRDFVELNNLQRQMLFDENDIGTPKAVAAAEKVKAINSGIDVYPVIKDVNYTNVEDLLKGVDIVIDGTDNIQTRMLINDVCVKHKIPWIYTGAIGTSGMSMNIIPEKACLRCLYPGVPKAGSLPTCDTMGVLNTATVIMGSIETTEAIKILLGYYDEIESTHSNLLVYDIWKQSFDSIKVKKNEKCECCVNENFEFLESDEQEIITSLCGRNAIQITPADPKELVLKNIGEKLEKLGTVKCSDFIMLFKNHETEISLFRDGRAIIKGTNDEMVARTIYARYIGT
- a CDS encoding helix-turn-helix domain-containing protein; its protein translation is MFFEKPIKEIEESDIERLMELEIPEDKNLEYKGDFNTDDLGHKRTLLKTVSAFSNTSGGLLIYGIDEEEGIPSELKGIEVDNKDQLGRWLEEYIRGNSEPKISSIDVEFIDKTNSDNSFILVKVPRSWNLPHKVTMGPKTKKFFIRRGRYSEEMDISDLRTAFNFSETLAEQIKRFREERISSILSDETPIPLKKGAKIVIHIIPINAFYPGLQYDIEQIYSDNQFRLRAIDAYSPKLRYNFDGLLGSELPDNEGLGSTYVQLYRNGIIEATNGDFFNDEHKIMSDGYYEKIVVKSVTEYLEIYKQINIELPIFVFLTVVGAKGYQMESDRDSNFGRRENLTIDRNVLANQEILLKRYPNNVGNVLKPAFDAFRNACGFKDSKNYDENDEWNPTN
- a CDS encoding UvrD-helicase domain-containing protein, yielding MWKDGIRGNEALDIISTNDEKLCVIAGPGTGKTFALKKRIEKLLEEGKDPSRMLVVTFSRIAALDIKKELLELGLKGSEKIHAQTLHSFCFSLLNKEGVLQSIGRDTRILLEYEEKFMLNDLLHLGLGSITELEERLSAFETAWARLQTEEPGWPNNKKDRIFQKNLLDWLNFHDCMIIGEIIPETYKYIRNNPSSFVSTNYDYIFIDEYQDLNKAEQKLLELLAQNGASVMVIGDDDQSIFESLRHAHPEGILEYSKQISNGYKSLNTCQRCPQNVVDIATELISNNDIRYFTKDLETIPEKANGKITLIQWRSLDEEVRGIVEYIKKTIVEETTDIGKILVLSPSRDVGFMIREKLNENNIKALCFYTEQELKKGTIKKWEKSEHKQAFTLLTLLAHPKDKVALRSWLGFGSNNVRAPSYKILRDYCYDESEDIFNVLEKIINEEINIPRLTPIVKEYIKLKKSINELKSLKGQELVDKLFPEDKEWSNLFRSILNDVDTNSSAFEIFEELRKEITQPEVPINVDYVRIMSLHKSKGLTADLVIITSCVDYLIPFRKRDLRGDDRKRQLEEQRRLFYVGITRTTNILVISSFLQWPSELAYKYVPNLMRRGGGFVRTRTSPFIFELGSKAPKVISGDTWTF
- a CDS encoding type I restriction endonuclease subunit R codes for the protein MTLSEDEIELLALTIFEELGFDIFHGPDISPDGPNPKRELYSDVVIVKILRDAIYRLNPDIPPTAKDEAVKKVIRSDSPDLLINNFQFHQFITDGITVEYRNDGRIVHDKVWLFDFENPDNNVFSAINQFTIIENNNNRRPDIILFVNGLPLVVIELKNPVDDKATLNKAYQQLQTYQSQIPSLFHFNEILMISDGMEARAGTLTSDYQRFMPWKTIEGEKDSLLTMVEMEVLIRGMFNKTVLMDLIRHFIVYDDSENKIKKKLAAYHQYHAVNKAVEATVEAASPKGDRRCGVVWHTQGSGKSLIMAFYAGKLVLEMDNPTLVVLTDRNDLDDQLFGTFKGSENILRQEPVQAENREHLQELLQVASGGIVFTTIQKFLPEKGTDYPTLSERRNIVVIADEAHRSQYDFIDGFARHMRDALPNASFIGFTGTPLERGDKNTVSVFGNYIDIYDIEQAVEDGATVRIYYENRLVKLDLKKEEVLHIDPQFDFITEGQEIESQEKLKSKWARMEAVVGSETRIKRVAYDLVKHFEERIDAMDGKGMIVCMSRRICIELYKEIIKLRPEWHNEDDKYGFLKVVMTGSATDPLDWQPHIRNKQRRKQLGDEFRDPHSPIKLVLVRDMWLTGFDVPSLHTMYIDKPMQGHGLMQTIARVNRVYKEKQGGLIVDYLGIATELKKALNQYTEGGGRGDIAFDQEQAVAIMMEKYEIVTALFHGFQFQSFQKANTGEKLKLMRNGADFVMGQEDGKKRCMKYVNELSKAFSLAVPHPQAMGIRDDLAFFKAVKNYIIKVTSPPGSQVEDVDLAIQQILSTALVSDEVLDLFQLAGLKKPDISILSDEFLLEVKDMEHKNTAAELLKRLLNDEINSISRKNVIEARSFSDMLEKTIKKYHNRNIEAVAVIEELIELAKQMRQAQDRGENLGLTEYELAFYDALGVNDSAVQVLGDDILREIAMELVKAIKSNITIDWTLRESVQAKMRVSIKRILKQYGYPPDKQKLAVKTVLEQANKVCEEWAKT